A window from Fodinibius salicampi encodes these proteins:
- a CDS encoding DUF4113 domain-containing protein, whose translation MYQSGLKYKKAAVMLTGIIPQSKIQGNLFSKKQQSNNQHELMRKIDDINTKYGSDTAHFAATGFEQSWQMKQQFLSPKYTTSWDNLMEISC comes from the coding sequence TTGTATCAATCCGGACTTAAATATAAAAAAGCGGCTGTTATGCTGACTGGCATCATTCCCCAATCAAAAATACAAGGCAATTTATTTAGCAAAAAGCAACAATCTAATAATCAACATGAATTGATGAGAAAAATCGATGATATCAATACAAAATATGGGTCAGACACAGCCCATTTTGCGGCCACTGGGTTTGAGCAATCCTGGCAAATGAAACAACAATTTTTATCCCCGAAGTATACAACGAGTTGGGATAACCTAAT